TGATGGTAAGAGTGTAAAAATGATTATGTTAGTAGGATAGCGCTGTAgattattgatttattattaagtTGTGCTTGTTTCTTATGTACAAATTTTATTGTCATTGGTTGTGCTATGGTAGCTTACccatatttgtttttgttatggttgtgtgtgtgttttgcgatgatcgtatgaCATTtggttatacgggagcagaggATGTTACAGATGCTCCAGATGTATGATAGAGACACGTGAGTGAGAAGATGACTTGGGTTATTTAAAGCTTTTGTgctataaattttagaaacagTGTAATAAggtttgttttatttcttcttgattttttttaatttcggTATTATATAAGTTGATTTTCGCGAtggtattatgattttaaaaattttaaattttttctcgTAATCGAGACATCCCAAAAATCGAGATGTTACACCACTGTTTGCTAATAACAAAGACCCAAAAGAAACAAACCCACGACGCATGAGACAAAAGTCTCGCTAGAGTCTTCTCGAATCAAAAGTCTCGAGGATTACAACACAGCTGGCTAGCCTTCGAATGAGAGAATATGCGTGGAGACTTCATGGCAGTAGCGGAGCACGATGtctagaagaagaagaatgcaCCGATCGGGAAGAGAGTTTCATCAAGAGGTAGGAATAGCTtttaacatttcataaaatttgtattattgtATTGTGTGTACATTacaaaaaaaggaagaaaaatccTAGAAATATATAGGGTTCGAGTGAGGAGAGAAGGGAGAAACGAGATTCATAAAAATCCCTAACAGAAAATAGAAACTTACCCTAAGTACAAACTACCATAAAACAGAAACATCaataagtaatttatttatttttttaaaatatgaattcgATAACTATTTAGTGAAAAAAATGAGgtcatttttctaattttccaCCTTGATATTTAATAAACTATCATAGTTATTATTACCTTTTATAGTGGCTAacaatcttatttattttacatctcttatattttattaagagtttaatatttatgtttttttttttatactatcaACTAGTAGAAAATCATTATGCATATAACTTTTAAGATAATTGTcataaaagtaaagaaatttatatatgaCCGAGTGGATGTGGAAAAagtgattaaattaatttttctttgattgaTCAAAATCCTAATTACAAGTTTATCAAGAAAATAAGTATTATCAATGATCGATAATCCACCAATGTTATTGTTAATCAGTTTTTATCGTTGCCCAATCAATATCTTCCCTCGCTGTTACCACAAAAATAGGTACCAATGCTCAAACAAGATGAagcataaacattttttattatataagtttgatacattttaaaaacataatttgatTACAATATTTACGTTAATCTTAGTATTAAAAGTTTGAGAAATTAAGGAGAACAAAAATAGAGCATGATGTTTCGTTTTGTAGTGTTCATGTACCAAACACTACACGTGTACAAATTTTACTTATCCACGTATGATACAGTGCTAATTACTCTTAGTAGTAACTAATGAGTCATCAAGAGATATTGTTAACGATCatctagaatttttttttctctctttctcgtGGGTCTTCTACAAGTACGAAAAGTACAATGAATTAAGATGAAAGCACACATCACTTTAAGAATGATTCTAGATTCTCACTGTCTCAAAATTTTCATTACTTACaacttcaaatttattatttgtagcAACAATGGAATTCATTAGTTCAATTGGTTTTAGtaaataagaaaagaataaatctaaagataaaagtttatttttatccttAAGCAATACTCACTTGAGTGTAAATCACTACTTCCTTCCCAATAAAAGGAGGCATACATAGCAGATTTACTTGGCAATGATCattaagaaattttggtatATACCATGTTTGGGATGTGCTTTACATTACAAAACAACTAGCACATGCAAATTAGCCACAATGAACAAAtgaactaataattataaaaggttGAGCTAGGAACAACATGATTaggcaaataaaaaaacatgccTAAAACAATGCAACTCAATTAGTGGAAACCCAATCACAAGTATGAAATCACATCTTTCTTTAACAATACAACCACACATGTATACTCACACCAAGAATATGATAAACCTCACGTTTGTAGGAAGAACTCAGTCAGTTAATTTTGCTTCTACACTAGATCATCTGGCCCAGCAAGCACCACCTGCATTTACAAAACAAATACCCATTTTTAATTTGCATCAAAGTAAGGGATCAATTTCAACAAGGAAATgcataatttttcattaaagcgtatattttttataattaatttgtctCCAAATAAATTGTTTTCAATGTCATTTATTGAGAAAATGATGTACTTTAACAAAATTGTTTCAAAAAGCTATATTTGCTGCTGTTCATGATCCGTGTCACAAGCCTTAAACCACACTGATTGTGATAGAGGAAGTACTGCTTTCTGTGTCTAAATGGTGGTAGTTTAAGGTTTTTTCCCACACAAATTAATGacaatattaaatataacttattgaaacaattttactaaaataactTCACTCTTTCAGTAAATGCATTATCTTTTATCTCCTACAAATACATAGACAGCAATTTATTTGGAAGCAAAGTACGAATAAAAATGCAAACATTTTGGATAGAGGTAGGATCTGAACGATGAGACAAGAAAGTCAACATATGAATCAGTAACAGGTAAGGTGAGAAGGGTACATACATTGCAatcaagagcatatttcctgGCAACCATGATGGCTacatttctttctctctctgattCAAAGGTTAATACAAATGAGAGACCTTTTCTAGCTTGCCAAAACAATGCCTTCGCTGCGTTACTGACATCACTTCTAACTCCACATAGCTGTAGTTAAGAAAAATGTTAGTTAAAAGGTAGTCAAATTGAGcacttaaaagataataaacCATGAAAAAACAGTACACCAATGGAACATTGCACCTcgataaaaacatgttattctTTATCTAGGTTGTctgtgttaaataaataatagaaaggAATAATTCTGTACTGGGAAGACATTGAAACTGAAAGTGTCAATTCCCCATGTGTGAATTTATGTGTCCGGGGGCAGATGGAGAGCCTTTAACGTTCATGTTTAACGTGTTGGACTCAAGAATAAGGACTGATTGCGAAAATAGTACCTGCATTGATGGGGAGTAAATCTCTCTAGCTTTTGTAATCCAACCTCTGCATAGCTTTATCCTCATCCTCCCCACATTAAATGAATGAGTAGAATGAGATGAGTGATCTTTTCCATTCATTTGAGAAATAACTACCTGTGAAAATCCAGTACAAACCAGGAATTATTCTCCCAAGAAATGTCCACTACCAAAGCAAAACTTCCTCTCTTTTGCAGATAAAAGGAGTGTGTGAAAATGTGGAAGTAGATAGTTAGCTGCACATATAAAGAATGAAACAGTAAAGCTGagttatatataaaacatgTACAAAATTTACTCAATTAGACCACAATGGTTCAAGAAATGTACGGCTCTTTTGTACGCTACAACAAAAATTACTAAAACATATAGCATCCATCTTTATCACCCAATACTCAAAATTTGCTTGCAAGTTTGCAACAATTATAATACAGGGTGGGAGGCGACGATGAGAGTGGAAATAGGAAAGGGGTGTTCCATCTTAGGGCCTGGAATCCCGTATCAAGAACTTACAAGCAAATTTCTCAACCAAGAAGTAAGGCTTATAATGTTTGTTGAATTATAGGACCAAACAGAATTTAACTCTTCTTTTAAACATCATCTTCAGAAACTACTCAGAAGAGAAAcagatattttataatatttgttgaaTTAAATGACACTTTCTCTACAGCCTTTTCTGGCAGGAGTCAAACTACTGAATCTAGAAAGGATGTTGAAAACATACATTAAAATCAGCATTAGATTTTCGTAGAAGTGACTCTACAAGGCTTCCAAGTCCTGAAACTGTTACACACAGATAGGTAGCTGTTAGCCTTTGTTATCTACTTCAGGGTGCATCAATAGTTAATGTCAGGTACAAGATAACCTCAACTATGCACACTTGAAAACGGAAGTTATTTTCTGGGAAAAGAGAAAGGTAAAGGCCCTTAAGAAACTAACCAGGTTGAATGGGATTAGTTGTAAGTGTAAGTTTTTTCCCATTGGAGACAATATCTACTTGTAAGATTCTCCCTGCATCGGAGGGGTCAGGAGCATATATTGATTTGATGGCACCTGAGAAATGAAGGGAAACCAACttcaaacattattaaaaacaatcaaGATCAACTAGTTGTTGGAGCCCAGTCAAAGAAACCGCAGCATAAACAaagtcaataaaataaaaatagattcCACCACCAGATTGGAGCTAAATGGTGCAGAAGTATATTTGAAAAGTTACAATTGTTGGATTGTAAAAATAGGATACATTATTAAAGAGGATACATATGTAAATGCTccaataattatttatagaaaGACTAAGAATGAATAAAGGCATCAAACCTTTTCTTGACATTTACATCTCAATCATAGATCTAAAATGGAAAGCAAAATGGCCAATTTGTAATATACAATAGTCATTCAAAAACTTCCAGACCAATGCCAAATTGACAGAATCAAGTATAGATGTTACTCAAAAATATCAATACAATATTGTGATCTGAGCATTCTGAAGCACgattgaaaataaactaaaagagAGGTACCTGAAATAACTTCCCTCCAGCTCCCTTCAGATGACAAGCGATACCACTGAATCAAACATTTAGATACATGTGGCACTTCATCTGAGCAAGGCTGGACTTGAAGATATGAACCCAAAGCTTCAGAACCATTTAACATGTATAGGCGAGATTTATTTTCCTCGTCCCTCTTGCTCATGGTAAGCTGGCATAGATGAAATGAAGTTATTGCAAGAAAAGTAGATTTGAGTGCATTAAATCTTAGTATTTAGAACATGTATAAATTATAGTTTGCAAACCATAATTTTATCCGATAGACATGAGGGTTTTATTCGTTCCATTCAAAACATGGTTTGAGAACCAAAATCATGTTCAAACACGACCAAATCAAGATTTTGCCCAACATGTTATTTATGAGTTAAAATTTGGTTACTATAATCGAAGCAAACAATTTATGATTGATTCAAATgggaaaaaaaagtatatgaataaaCTACTATTGTCCTACTACCACATGCTAAGTACAAGACTTCCCAATCAAATCTAGTAAAATTGATTATAGCTTTGATAGATAATTTGAGCAAGTAAAACACGATATCAACCAACCTCTTTCTGAAGCTTAATTGAAAATATAGATTTCTCTCGAATTTGGTCCCTAAGAGCACGTAATTCATATTCCATGGCCATCACCTGAAATCATAGAATTGTCATATTTCACCATTATGAAGATATTCAAAATGTTAATGGGTCCTTAGATTAAGATGTGCCTGATTGCACATGTAATGGTTCAAGTTATCCCGAATGATATGACGTAGAGAAATGGAAATTTAAGTATAGTTAGGATACAGGCATAGCAGAGTATATTAATAAACAGTAGTAATATATGTAGACACACACATAAGGAttagaaaagaatgaaaaaggatACGCGTTGATATTGTAAAGTATTTTTCAAAGTCATCCAAATCACAAACTACCATATATAAGTTTGTTGACTTTGACAATAATCACCCTAGAAGTCACACTAAAGCTGATTTTTATTTGGTTAACAATGTAAAATCTTTCCACACTGAACACACATATCCATTAAACTcaaaatgttaatattaaatgtaatataCCAAAATTCTTCAGATATGGTATGGTCAAATTTACACAATTCAAACCAAATTTCAGCATTTAATGACAATTATAtgcatttcaaataaaaaatttctcctTTTGAAAGGTTTAAGGTGAAAATGTTGTATCTAAGCATGGTGTATGATATGTGTAACAACGTAACTacgaaattatagaaaaattggTGTTAATGCTTCTTGTCAACATCtggattatttttattactattataatcattattataaaataaagtacaGTGAAGTTAAGCAAAAACTACCCGCTAACGGTattgaggaagaagaaagcaaTTCACCTTGCTTGGCTGATGTAACAGTTTGATTCTTCTAGCCTCTTGAACCTCTTCTATTAGTCCATCCACATCCTAGCAATGAGGGACAGTAGATATTATATACCACTAACGCATCTTTAGAGATTTTCCATATTTATATACATTGCAAAATGAAGGATGATACAACATGATATGAAGATACTATGTAAATTACAAGCAAAGAACTACAGAGTATTCAGAAAACAAaccttttattttcctttttatagtTCCAGCCTGAGTATTTTTATGCATTGAATTTTTCACGTGaatgaaagtatgaaaattTCTATGTCAAGTTAGTTGATGAGGAAATAAAGTTCATAAGAATTCTTCAGCATATACAATTTCTATAGGAAATGTTATCTTCAAGATGTGGCCATCATACCCCTCTTTTCTATCCTAAAATTGTAGTATTTGGTAATCTTTTGCCTACACCAAACGTATGATTCTCATGTGTACATTGAATATCATTATAGTGTAAAGTAATGCTTCATTAAGAATTCATTAATGCAAAATTATACACACATATAATTGTGTAATCAAACAACACTTTAATACCTGTGGTTTTGAAGCTTGGGATgctttttcttgttcttcaagAGCCTCCCCAATTCTGAGCACCACTGACCTTGCGCTTTCTATTTCAGCACAAGCAAAAGACTTCTCTTGATTAACTAACTTCTTAGCATCTTCAGAAGCCTacaaaaccaattttcttgtcaaaacatatttaaatcaAAGAACTAGAAAATCAAAACTACCAATCTTAGTTTAACTCATCCTATCAATCTTTAAGTCAATTGTTCAACAAccttttcatttcaaagtttgatttcttattctttatcttcttatttttatctttattttatttctttatcttttactatttatttttactttatttaaaacaaaaatatttaatttttcaaaagtaacaaacaaattgataaaacaaaaatatttaatttttcaaaagtaaCAAACAAATTGATACTATGCGAGTCTCTTGGATTTCAATACTTGGACTTAAAAATCCACTTTACTACTCCTGGTCTTAGTACACTTGCCAAAATCTTTACCACAGTACAGTTTGAAACAGTTTATTTGCAAACAATACACAAACACATGTCAAACAACGACTTCATTATTGCTTTAAAATCTGTAAAAAAACATACccaaatgaattttgaaatttgatcaaaGCATTAATAGTGAAAATTCATAAATTGTtcaagtaaattaaattatgaattagCAGAATGTTTTGGAGGAGATTGTGCAACAAAAAATTCAGATATCGAAGAAGACCTGTTTGAGAAAGTTTACTAGCTTCTTCACTTCAAACTTCTCTTGGATCAATTCTCCTTCATTTTGAGTCAACTTAACTGCTAAAGCTTCCACCTGTGAGGAATATATTGTTAAGTATGAATGTTTAGCATCATTAACATGAATTGAAGAGCTAAAATAATTTTCCTCATGTATTATGAAACAGCTTCTCAGAAATATGTGGGGCTCaggaaaaggaaatgaaaaCACGCTCCACAAAAGTAAgccagaaaacttaaaaagatagTGAACCAATTGGAATGAAATAACATTTCCAACTTTGAACAATGTAGTGTACTCAACatgaaataagataaaataacgAACCATAGATATAGCTTTCTCCACATCCTCTTTGTTTCTTCCTGCAAAACGACCTCTTAAAGATTCTAGTGCATCTCTGAGTTTTTTCAAAAGAACATGTCCCTCCAAAGATGCAACGTCTCTCAGTTTTGCCTGAATTTTTCACACAGAATGGAGGACGGTAGAATCATCAGAAATTGAGAAAAGAACACGACTCAGATTAACAACCAAAAAAAACACGGATGAACTGCGATTTGAAGTCAATAACAAAACTTGATTTCAACAATGGCACTCCTGATTGCCTAAAATCTAAAAGAGATGTAACTTGAACCAgctatttaattttacttttgctTTGAACTAATGTGTATTTGACAGAACAGGGAAATGTTGAAAAATATTGGACATTTATGTTAAGTAAAGGAAAATAATCAAATAGTAGACCATAAGCaaataattgaaacaaaaaCCTCATTAGACAATTTAGCAGCTGCAGCCAAGTTCTTGTCAAATTTACTGGCAAGGTCACGAACTGAGATCCGTTTGTGTTGGTCGGACAAATTGGAAGCTTCTTGTTCAATAACATCCTTCAATGAAGGACCTTGGTTTTCCTCAACTGGCTCTTCCAGAATTTGATTATCAGCTCCCAGTTTGTACTTTGGAAAACTATCATAAATAAAGCTCACGTCAGCTGAAACTGGCGGAAATGCCTCCATTGGCATCTTGATTTCAACTTCCGGACTTATCTTTGTCATGAGGAAAATTGTAGTCTGGTAAAAACCATATAGCAGTGAAGAGTCaaaagttaaacaaagtttaagTACAGAAGACTCCTTTCTTCATCAACAACTACAATTAAATCCAGCTTAGACAAACGTATTGAGGACACGTGACAAGTAATTTAGAGAAGGTAAAGTCATGAAAGAATGCTAAAAATAAGAAAGCGTGATGGAATAGGTATGTTTGAACTTCTAGGATCTGTCTACTACTCAAAGCTCCTTTTACCATAAGAGACAAATCAATAGTAAATAAATGTCTTCATGAACTTTAAGAAGCATCAATCATGTTTGATTATGCGAGAAAGAAATTCCAAATTCATGTTCATGCAACTTGGTGATGAAACTACAATCAAAACATAAACAACATAAGTTCATCACGGTAGCTGATGATCTGCCAACTGCCAATTATGAATGACATTGTAAATCAAACATCCTCATTCTGATAAGAGAATATAAAGACTTAAAAGAGTGTTGTTACCAAAGATTAGACTTTGAAGGAGGATAGAATCTTGAAGTGTTATCAACAAAGATTAGAATTTGAGGCGAAGATGGTTAGATTGTAAACGATGCCAGATGAGTTCAGACTAAAATAACCATCTCATTTGACTCCATTTAGTTTGAGCAGAAAAAGTGGCCGAATACATcaattgtcaattaattcatatacaactaaaaaagggaaaaagaaaaggatggaAGAATTAGTACGGCATttaattagaagaaaaattatgTAGCAGCTAGCATTAGTAGTAATAGTCAGAGGGAAAGATTAGAAGCAATAACATAAACTAACAGCTATATTGTGGTTGAATATTAGTCTCAAAACATCAAAGTGATTTATTTCCTATATTTAGTAAAAAGAGAGATCAAGCGTAGTCACCGTGCCAACAAGCCTTCACTTACCAAACTACATTATCAAATTAAGTTTCAAGTTAGTGCAGCAGTTCCTGATATAGAAACAAAAGccagattaaaaaaaacaaggtTTCTTTCTCCTACCCCCAACAAACACGCAAAACCATGAAACCACATAGATCTACACAACAAAAGTGAAAAACTGCTGACAATGACGCAGGCACCTAATACATGATAAATCAATAAtaagaattaagaataaaaGCGAGAGAAACAGAGTAAAAGCATTGATAATTCGAGATCAAACAAGAGGATTGTTTGTCAATTACATCAACATCTAAAAATGCATTCCTGAACATCGTCAAACCAACCCACATTCCATAATTTTCGGCCTACTTCAATCACAAATgcagaaataaataaaaaggtaaaatctTACTTTTCACTCAGCAACACTTGTAAGTAAGGCCACTGAAGCAAAGAATAGAACGAAAAATGAAAAGCAAAGTGGGAGTGAATGGAGAGCAAAGAGTTGCATGCACCCAAATGGAAATgccagagagagagagagtttacAAACTCcaaaaaacccaaaaaaaataaaaataagaaagaagaaCAACTC
This sequence is a window from Vigna angularis cultivar LongXiaoDou No.4 chromosome 2, ASM1680809v1, whole genome shotgun sequence. Protein-coding genes within it:
- the LOC108345859 gene encoding stomatal closure-related actin-binding protein 3 isoform X2, encoding MTKISPEVEIKMPMEAFPPVSADVSFIYDSFPKYKLGADNQILEEPVEENQGPSLKDVIEQEASNLSDQHKRISVRDLASKFDKNLAAAAKLSNEAKLRDVASLEGHVLLKKLRDALESLRGRFAGRNKEDVEKAISMVEALAVKLTQNEGELIQEKFEVKKLVNFLKQASEDAKKLVNQEKSFACAEIESARSVVLRIGEALEEQEKASQASKPQDVDGLIEEVQEARRIKLLHQPSKVMAMEYELRALRDQIREKSIFSIKLQKELTMSKRDEENKSRLYMLNGSEALGSYLQVQPCSDEVPHVSKCLIQWYRLSSEGSWREVISGAIKSIYAPDPSDAGRILQVDIVSNGKKLTLTTNPIQPVSGLGSLVESLLRKSNADFNVVISQMNGKDHSSHSTHSFNVGRMRIKLCRGWITKAREIYSPSMQLCGVRSDVSNAAKALFWQARKGLSFVLTFESERERNVAIMVARKYALDCNVVLAGPDDLV
- the LOC108345859 gene encoding stomatal closure-related actin-binding protein 3 isoform X1, yielding MMQLAKNKLISSRWEGRQMSQTTIFLMTKISPEVEIKMPMEAFPPVSADVSFIYDSFPKYKLGADNQILEEPVEENQGPSLKDVIEQEASNLSDQHKRISVRDLASKFDKNLAAAAKLSNEAKLRDVASLEGHVLLKKLRDALESLRGRFAGRNKEDVEKAISMVEALAVKLTQNEGELIQEKFEVKKLVNFLKQASEDAKKLVNQEKSFACAEIESARSVVLRIGEALEEQEKASQASKPQDVDGLIEEVQEARRIKLLHQPSKVMAMEYELRALRDQIREKSIFSIKLQKELTMSKRDEENKSRLYMLNGSEALGSYLQVQPCSDEVPHVSKCLIQWYRLSSEGSWREVISGAIKSIYAPDPSDAGRILQVDIVSNGKKLTLTTNPIQPVSGLGSLVESLLRKSNADFNVVISQMNGKDHSSHSTHSFNVGRMRIKLCRGWITKAREIYSPSMQLCGVRSDVSNAAKALFWQARKGLSFVLTFESERERNVAIMVARKYALDCNVVLAGPDDLV